Genomic segment of Panicum virgatum strain AP13 chromosome 2K, P.virgatum_v5, whole genome shotgun sequence:
ATTGTTCACTAAAAGCTAACTCCTGGTTTCAAGAGTTCAGGAAAATGAAGATTCCGAAGTCCAGGAAAGCACGATTTGTAGAACAGAAAGCAGATCCTTCGTGCAAAATTTGGTTTATTTGCAAGGGAACACTGGTTTGCCGTAGGTATGGTTCATGAGCTGAGGATACGCTTTAATTTGTGCTAGCAGTTACAATGACAGTTTCTAGGCTTCAGTCCATTTGCGTGTGTGAAATGAGTAAAAACCTTAATGTATTGATACCTTGATatgaatttgattttttttccctctACACTAGGAAAGCTGTTCAGCTTAGCCATGAAGAAATGCAGGAATGTAGACAAAGCTCTGGCGTCACACATTCTGTGGACAAATCAGCAAGTCTGTCAGAAATGTGGTGTGTTGCAAACACATGGCTATGCAAATCAATCGGGGAACAACGGATTGAAAGGACTATTTCAGACCCGTTCTACATCAGTAGGAAGGTAATGATGGCGCCGAAATTATGTCAAACTTAAAATCAAGAAACAAAGAAGCTACATTTATTAATTTATAAAGAAGGATTTGGAGGCTGGTTGGTAAATGATAGTCAGCATGCATTACTCATAGCATATCATGATGAAACAGTCAATGATTCGACTTGCACCTAAATTGTGCTCCATGATGAGAATTTGCTCGACAGATATACACTAAGACGATTTTTTAGATCATACCACTTTAGCTGGTAGTCTTGATCTCCAAATCAACTTCTAGAATTGCAGTGTCTTAACAGCATTGGCTTACCTAGTCTCATGCATCAGCAATATCTTAGTTTTGTATTTCCATAATCGACAAAATCATGATGTGCGAAATTAATCTCTTGCAGGACAATGTTGAAGAAACTAGTGAGTCCTGTGATAATTTCCAGCATATCCTGAGGGAGCTAGAGAGTGTAAAGCAAGAGGCTTATGAAGAGAAATGCAGACGTGAGAAAGCAGAAAGAGAGTTATTTGAGGCTTTACAGAAAGTAATTATCTTAATTTATAATTATCATTAACATTGCACTCACAATTTATCAGAGGACTTAATTGACTTGTATTGTTGTTTGCTAGCGAGGGTACTACCAGGAGTAATAATTTTTACTGTGCATGCAAAGTACTTTCAGAAACATAACTGTGGATTAAAAAGCTGGAGACATTACTCTGGATAAGTAGCGGCTACAGGCTTAAACTCTGAACAAAGTTCTTTATGTCTCACATTGAATTTCCTCAACAGGTACAAGCCTCTGAAAATTTGTACTTCCGTGAAATGAAGCAAAAGAATGAACTGGAAGAAAAGCTGATAACAATAATGGAAGAAATTGAGAGTCTCACAGTAAGGACTGATGAACTTTGTGCAAAACTTGAAGGGGAACGTGAGCAAAGAATGGTCCTGGAGAAGAGAGGTGCCCATTCTGACCGTATCATCAAGGATTTGATGTTGCAGCGTGACAAAGCGCTGAGAGAGACAGAAACGCTACGTGCGAAGAAAGGAGAGTCTAGTGCAACTACAGAGGGGATGATGCACATTACGGAGTTATCCTACTCAGAGATTAAGGAAGCAACTAATGACTTTGACCACTCAATGAAGATTGGAGAAAGTGTATATGGAACTGTATACAAGGGCTTTCTTCGGCACACCAACGTAGCTATAAAGAAGTTGAATCCTGAAACTACACAGACACAATCACAGTTCAGTCAAGAGGTTGAATTCTCAGTTCTAACCTCTAACCACTTGCCTTGTATAAACTGCATTTTGTTGTTTCAAGTAAATTATTGTCTTGCAGATGGTTAAAGTCTTTCTTGCTTCTTCTTGACAGGTGGAAATTCTCAGCAGGGTGCGGCATCCAAACCTTGTCACTCTTATAGGAGCATGCAAGGGTGCTCAAGCCCTTGTCTATGAATACATGCCAAATGGAAGCTTGGATGACCGGCTGGCTTGCAAAGATAATTCCAAGCCTCTTAGTTGGCAGCTACGAACCCGTGTCGCTTCTAACATTTGCTCTGCACTGATTTTCCTCCATTCTAATAAgcctcatagcattgttcacAGTGACCTGAAAGCATCTAACATTCTTCTCGATGGAAATAATATAGCTAAACTCAGTGGTTTTGGTGTAAGCCAAATATTGACTGATCAGTTCAAGGCCACAACTACTTTATACCGTTATACCCACCCAAAGGGTTCTTTTGTGTATATTGATCCTGAATACCTTATCTCTGGTGACCTGACACCCCAATCTGATGTATATTCTTTTGGCATCGTACTCCTACGCCTTTTAACTGGAAGATCAGGATTTGGTCTATTGAAAGAAGTGCAGCAGGCTATGGAAAAGGGTTGTTTGCAAGCAATATTAGATTCATCTGCTGGTGAATGGCCTGCCATGTATGCTGAGCAATTGGCTGAGTTAGGTTTGAGATGCTGTAAAATAAGAAGGAAAAATCGTCCTGACCTGCAAACAGAAGCTTGGACTGTACTTGAACCAATGTTCAAGTATGCTTCGACGATGCTATGTTCATTGTCATTTAAATCAGTGTCAGAAGACCTCGGTGGTGTGCCATCCTACTTCATATGTCCAATACTGCAGGTGAGTAGTACATTTTGCTTAGTGAATACAATTCCCTTCCTGTGATTCCCTATTTTTTACTGTAAAACATCTGGAGTGAAACTGGCCTTTAAATATTGCTTTAACTTTTCTGCTACGTTTATTATTCATAGTCattttaccaaaaaaaaaaattgtatagcCAGAATTTGATATTCAGATATTGTTCTACCTTGTTTCACCTTTGCATTTATGTGTTACAGGATGTTATGAGGGAACCTCTAATTGCTGCAGATGGTTTTACCTATGAAGCCGACGCAATAAGGGAATGGCTGGACAGTGGTCATCGGACATCACCCATGACAAACCTTGAGCTACCCCACCGTGATCTTTTGCCCAATCATGCTCTCCGCTCTGCAATTCAAGAATGGCTGCAGACAAATGGAGATTAATATGTCTGTCTTCTTGTCAGGCAACATAAAAGGTGTTTGGACGAGGGTGATTGATATTGGAATTTTGAGGATTTGGTTTAAATTTAGAATAAATCTTAAGGATTTAAACCAGATTCCCTCATACCCAACCATGGCCTTAGCAAGGAGATCAGTGCACTTGACATGTTATGCTTTAGGATGTGTTTCTGTGCTACATCATGTTAAATAGGCACTGCAACAAGAATAAAGAAATACACACAAGGGAAAAAAAATGCTTTC
This window contains:
- the LOC120671621 gene encoding U-box domain-containing protein 33-like isoform X2, with translation MLLRWLWVQHLISITLKFRKMKIPKSRKARFVEQKADPSCKIWFICKGTLVCRRKAVQLSHEEMQECRQSSGVTHSVDKSASLSEMWCVANTWLCKSIGEQRIERTISDPFYISRKDNVEETSESCDNFQHILRELESVKQEAYEEKCRREKAERELFEALQKVQASENLYFREMKQKNELEEKLITIMEEIESLTVRTDELCAKLEGEREQRMVLEKRGAHSDRIIKDLMLQRDKALRETETLRAKKGESSATTEGMMHITELSYSEIKEATNDFDHSMKIGESVYGTVYKGFLRHTNVAIKKLNPETTQTQSQFSQEVEILSRVRHPNLVTLIGACKGAQALVYEYMPNGSLDDRLACKDNSKPLSWQLRTRVASNICSALIFLHSNKPHSIVHSDLKASNILLDGNNIAKLSGFGVSQILTDQFKATTTLYRYTHPKGSFVYIDPEYLISGDLTPQSDVYSFGIVLLRLLTGRSGFGLLKEVQQAMEKGCLQAILDSSAGEWPAMYAEQLAELGLRCCKIRRKNRPDLQTEAWTVLEPMFKYASTMLCSLSFKSVSEDLGGVPSYFICPILQDVMREPLIAADGFTYEADAIREWLDSGHRTSPMTNLELPHRDLLPNHALRSAIQEWLQTNGD
- the LOC120671621 gene encoding U-box domain-containing protein 33-like isoform X1, whose product is MATATAGTSSPPTPHADDSPEPSLPGEKVYVAVGREVAESRATLLWALHKFPRAASFVLLHVYSPPKLLPFLGARIPAAQVGEQELAAYKEMELQRVDVSLEQYRHLCAQGKIHAEKMVVESDDVAQGLVELISMHHVTALVMGAASDKHYTKKMKIPKSRKARFVEQKADPSCKIWFICKGTLVCRRKAVQLSHEEMQECRQSSGVTHSVDKSASLSEMWCVANTWLCKSIGEQRIERTISDPFYISRKDNVEETSESCDNFQHILRELESVKQEAYEEKCRREKAERELFEALQKVQASENLYFREMKQKNELEEKLITIMEEIESLTVRTDELCAKLEGEREQRMVLEKRGAHSDRIIKDLMLQRDKALRETETLRAKKGESSATTEGMMHITELSYSEIKEATNDFDHSMKIGESVYGTVYKGFLRHTNVAIKKLNPETTQTQSQFSQEVEILSRVRHPNLVTLIGACKGAQALVYEYMPNGSLDDRLACKDNSKPLSWQLRTRVASNICSALIFLHSNKPHSIVHSDLKASNILLDGNNIAKLSGFGVSQILTDQFKATTTLYRYTHPKGSFVYIDPEYLISGDLTPQSDVYSFGIVLLRLLTGRSGFGLLKEVQQAMEKGCLQAILDSSAGEWPAMYAEQLAELGLRCCKIRRKNRPDLQTEAWTVLEPMFKYASTMLCSLSFKSVSEDLGGVPSYFICPILQDVMREPLIAADGFTYEADAIREWLDSGHRTSPMTNLELPHRDLLPNHALRSAIQEWLQTNGD